ttgtTTCTACTGCCATTCTATTCATTCATCAATGAATCCTGAATaagcacaaccgttttcaaTGTAAGAAATTTATTAAGATCatcataataagaaatatttcttgtgcaccaaatcggcatattagaatgatttcttaagaatcatgtgacactgaagactggagcattggctgctgaaaatatagcactgccatcacatgaataaattactttttcgaatatattaaaatagaaaagtgtttttaaattgtaaaaatacgtcacacagtttttactgtattttgatgagcataagagacattaCAAATCTACAATTACAGTATTGCatcatcaataaaaaaattcacactTTAACATTAAGTTACTTACGTGACAACAGCATTTGGGTTCTTCTCGACGGCATATACACGCAGTTTCCTCTTAGCCTGTTTTGCAGCACGAAGTGAGGCATTTACCAGTGGACCACGACCTGCACCTAGTACCATCAAAACCCTGAAAAGAAATCTCAGTGTTGACACAGTCTGCCAAGCAAACAGCATCTCTCTATATTCTATATATCATATTTCTAGTTCATTAAGAACTGACAATGGGACACCTGGAAGTATGTGAAGTCACTTACTGCACATTGGTTTCCATCTGTTCTTCAGGAACTCTGTCTAGTAGACATCTATATACAGCCTGTTGGGAAAGACAattcacaactttttttttttttcttcctcaagTGGTGCCTTTCCTTCACTACCGTTCACCAGTTAGAAGACAGTAAGATGCACTTATTTGATAAAACTAACagctaatattgtgaaattttattacaatttaaagtactgttttatattttaaaatgtaatttatttatgtgatggcAAAGAATGAAATCCAGTCTTcaatgatttggtgctcaagtaaaatttcttattatcaaggttgtgctgtttttttttttccctcagaattcTTCAATGAATATAAAGTACAGAACAGAATTTTTGTACAATGCAAGTCTTCACTGGCACTTTTGACTAATTTAAGGCATCCTCGATGAATAAGTTAATTTCTTTTGGGGATAAAACAAACCTTACTAACCCCAAGCTGTTGAACAGTCATGTATATGAATGCGAAGGTGCTCAAACATTTTCTTAAgtgtttttaacacatttctatGCGTTTGCTGGGGTATTTCCTTACAAACccaaatgaacaaattaattgttaaataaataaatgtacactataccggtcaaaagtttttgaatagTTAGacttagtgttttttttttttaaagaagtctcttctgctcaccaagcctgcatttattggtccaaaatacagcaaaagcaataatagagtgaaatatttttactatttaaaataacagctttctatttgaatatatttaaaaatgtaatttattcctgtgatcaaagctaaattttcagcattttctatattcaaatagaaaacagttattttaaatagtaaaaatttcaaagttttacaatttttgctgtactttggatcaaataaatgcaggcttggagagcagaagagacttctttaaaaacattaaaaatcttactgttcaaaaacttttgactggtagggtAAATCACGGTGTCTACAGATATGAACAAGTTAGatttaagactttaagacctttttaataccaccatatgtaaaatttaagaccaaacttgtgaaggaaatacacattatattacatacgtaaatgtaatattttaagttttttttaaatttaaaaagaaaactaaaatatcgtcgctgtcaaaaatgctatttattattacGATATACAGAGAACTTTTCATATCTGAAGACAATATCCCATACAAAATATCCCTCAAAAGCTCCACATCAGCAATATTTTTGGTGGTGTAAATGAAGcaatattttcatcagttttctattcagcatttacatatttaaatctgcatgtttttaatatttaccccAGGTTGTTATTTACCTCCATAAAGtccaatattttttaaccttattaaatgtatgtgtcatctttcatgtcaaattcttacaacCGATGAGGAAATTTAATATACACAACAGGGCTGTTagcaatcaaataaaataatttgcacTAAAAATTTACAACagcaataaataatgttatgagatgaatgttttaaataaatttttttgaatatacaaataagaaattttggtggaaaaatgcatacttttaaactaactaaagcaccagtaggtggcggtaagtcACCTATTCATTCAacacactgaatcattcagtaacaAAAATGCGAGTGCTGCTTGGAGAATGTGCAATACttctgatctttgtttggaactattttcgttggtgaaatagaacaaaagtcaatattctgtctaaaatgtaagtaactacttgtttcttgagccaaaatcaatgtaacatttgcaatcatgaaaatatttagcaaaatagtCCCCTTGTCATGGTatgttatcatcatcatcatcatcatgttataaataaactaaacattttgaatttttacctcagtatgTTTGTTCTGTGAGTTTCTTTATGTTTGCCGTTATGCTCATTAGATTTGATTTCTCCATATAAGTCTCTCACAGAGACAAACAGCATGAGCCTCAACAGCGCAACATTGATACCAGAAATACACTATCCATTATCAATCGCTGTTTAtgctgaatgtaataaaaatgtcacttaAGTTTTAATCAAGCTATTTGTCCCGTCGGGCAAGTAAAATCCTCGAGCAATTTTTCAGTAAACTTGCATTAACCCACTTAAAGCAGCTAGGAGGCTTGTCAGCGAGCTGGTGGTATTCAACCTGCATTCTGCTACCGCAATTCTCTCTGATGACGCAGTAACTACAGCGCGGGGAATCTTCCGTCTGTCCAATGATTGTAAACAGTCACTGGGTCCGTCAGACTGGTGAAACTTTTGCGGTAATGAGACCGAAGATATTTAAGACccactgaatctgaatttaagacattttaagactttttaagcaaaactttaatacattttaagactttttaaggacccgcagCCACCCTGGTAAATGTAAAAGAGAACCCCCAACATTATCATATTGTGACCCCTAGATATGGCTCAGTTCcccctttttgcccattttatcatttaacaTGAGCTATAATGATGCAACAAACACCACTAATGAGAATAAATAACTGGTGATCAAATGATGATAGATTCTGCTTTCCAAtactaaattattttaactCACCTGTTGATACTGAGAATATTTGATGGGATCCTTTTCGAAAACTTCATACGTCTGTGATTCCAAATTGTCCATTAAAGGCTGATAAAACAATTAGGCATACCATTAGCATAACTGAACCCAAAAGAATCAATAATGTGCTGAAAAACTCACTAGGCAAAATGTTTGTCCTTTGACAGGCAGACCTGCAGTGGTGACTGAAGGTAATCTTCATAGCCTTTGGCGAAGAGCTCGTAGGCATTAGGCGCTGGACGGTTTTGGTTGAGGTACTCTAGATACTGCAGATACGAGCGCAAGTCTTTCTCACTGTGGCGGTTTGCCCCTGTGAAAATAAACTGAGCCTCCAGCTAGGGAGACCCTAGAATGTTAGATAACCTCCCTGAATAGAATGAATGTGACAATATTAGTAACATTTACCTTGAAGAGGCGAAAGATGACTCGCTGGTGGGCTTTTGAAAGGACCGGAAACCCTTTTTTATTGGTTAGAAAAATGCTGGTGGGGAGAATGGCTGCTTTGATTGGCTCTCCAAGCCACTTGTCGATTAACGTGTCAGATGGCAGGTCTGCTCCAATTTCAATAGCTTCACAAAGAAGAAACACCGCCCCACCCCCCCAGAAAACTGTTAGTATTCACTGCTTAATTTTTAATAGGCAATTATAAGCACTtcactttttagttttttgctcTTACCAAGGCAAATCCTCTTGTTATAGTCACAAAGTGTTCTGAATGAGTGCCACCTGAATATGAAAAAGGAAATTAAATGATCAGAGGCCAAAGATGGCTTTATTCTCCTTGCAGCTGAGTGATTTAATCACACAGCAGACCCAAATATGGActaggagagaaaaaaaaaaaaaactcacattcATCCTTAATGGAATGTTTTAATTAGATATTTAAtatctttatttaattgaaCAAATGGCTTTGTTTTAGCTCTCTCACCATGCCCAGGTCTTCTCATCATTGCTGCCATCATCCATTTGTTTAGATGACTCGTTCTCGATGAGATCTTCACGCGTGTCCTCGGGAGCTAACAGTGGAACGCGTATCCAAAACtatgtaattaaaaacaaatcaacattGAACTAATTAATTCCTAATCAACAAAGAAAGCAGCATTACAACCAATAAAAGAGCAGCCAACTGAGAAAAAACAAATGGATTTTTTTCTGCTTGCACACTGATGCATTACACGTGGCTTTGCATTATAATTGAGTTTATACTGTGCCCTTATTGGAACAGAGGTTGTGTCTTTGTATTTTGTACAAATGCTTTTAATAACTTACTTTCTAATAAGCCAGCATGATAGAATACACTACCACTTCAaggtttggagtcagtaagatttttgcaatgtttttgaaagaaatctctcacaaaggatgcatttatttaatcaaaaatactgtaaaacagtaatattgtgaaatataattataaaataaatatattttatatatatatatatatatatatatatatatatatatatatatatatatatatatatatatatatatataaaaacaacttttctgtcataatttagaATGTGTGtggcaaagctgagttttcaatgtcacacgatccttcagaaatcattctaatatgctgatttgctgctcaagaaacattcttatataacattaaaaatatattattttacagtataattaagcacataaatgtattaaaatgacagCATAATAATATTGCAAAAGGATCAGATCATGTCATCTTTGAGGATAATGATgtagtattattttaaataatagatgGACAGCAAGTTAAAATGATAAACAGTCTACTCACATCACTAATTAACATTCCATCAgcgaaaaaaaagaaaaaaacaaatggaaGCAGCAGGAATGAAGATTATGTGTAAATGATAGGCCCAGGGTGTTTGCATAAACAAATAATGGTGTGTTCTGAgcatatttgttttcattctatGCTACAGATTGCCATTACCATGCAAGAGTGGTGTCCTGTGTGGATGTGGTTAAGCAGGATTCGAGCCAGGTTGGCACAGTGCGGACCCCTTAGGGGGATCATGAAAGCTGGCAGTCCCAGATAAGCACAGAAATTGAGCTCCTGTACCAGCGCCTGCAGCAAGGGCACAAAAGACATTAGAAGGAGTGatcacatcaaaataaacaactactCGGCTTCCTCTTTGTTGGGCAGATCTCCAATAAATGGCCCTCGTTTGCATCCGAGACTTGATTACAGCTACAATGACACTGCTGTTTGAACAAGCCCTTATCAAAAACCCAAAAGGGTCAAGATATTGTGCACATGTGTACGCATTATTTGTGACACAACAATAAGTTACAGCAAATTAATAATATCTGCCTATCAGATTAGACAAGGAATATATTTAGAAGAGGAAAAAatatagttaattaaaaaaaaatagtaagaCATTATGAACATACTTCTTCTGAATTCCTGCGTTCTGTGGTCAGCTCTGAGTCGGTCTCAATCCAGGGTGACAGCTTTCCCACAATAAGTGTGTTCCAATCTAATAAGAAAGAATGGACATCTTATTATTACGAAGATAAAATCACAACATTTAAGAGTATGCAATTCTGTAAATGTAATTGCACAGAGTATCATGGATAAAGAAAATGGAGAACAAGTTAGCTACTCaatctttaatttaaaaaaaaagcaacttaATGAGGAACTGACATTAAAGAGTCTTATCACACAatctttaatcattttattttgtccCCTGAGGTTCGTTTAAAAGCTAGTTAAGATTTTTGTGGCAAAAATAGCCGTGATTTAGGTTTCATAACCACTTTCCACTCTCTTTCTGACCCTTAAAATTTAATAGATTGCTTTTAAGTCTGtctttgaatgtgaaatgtgACTTTACAACATTTTACGGTTATCATTGATTCTTCTTTTCTCAGGATTAATATTATCTACATAACTTCCTCTTAATTATCTCACTCTCAAGTTTCTGAATACCAAATAGTCATTACTGATGTGCAAAGGTAGGGCCGCCATGTATTAGTAGTTTTTTTGTATCTGACATCAGGAAGATACAGATGTTTTGCTTCAACAAAAGGACAATTTTAAACAAAGGACAATTTTCTAATGACTTGATTACTTTAAGAGCTTGAAAACCTCAAAACCTTTGTTTTTCCTCAATTCACAATATTGGACGAGTGAATATTTAGATGCACAGAGTTTCTTATATCTCACCTCTGCCACATAACAGCAGGTCAGAGCGTGTTTGGGCTCCAGGTCGTGACTTAGCAGGGTCCAGTTCATACTCCCTTCGGAACCGCGGGTGGAACAGCGGCATGCACAGGAAATCAAAGCTATAGGACAGAATGATATGCATTTAGACAAACAGAGCacacaaagaaaacagatagtAATTGTAATACATGTTTAAAGTAACTCCCAAAAGGTGTCAATGTCATCAAAAGGGAAGGGTCTTCCAATTTTGTCTTAGACTTTATTGATCCCTGCTTAGGAATCAATCAAGTACGCCTTTTAATTTCAGAATCACCAAGCTTGTGTGGCATTACAAAACAAAGAGTGTATAATTAGTgatatatcatttataatacTATGATTCAGATTAGATTATTTAGCTGTCAAATGATCAGCCTTTCTCATCAGGCTCACAATCCCATCAGTCAATGAGGTCGGATCTTTAAATATAATGCAAGCATGTCTAATCACCTCCACTTTGAATAATAAGTAAACTGATGTAATACTTCTGTAAACAATTTTTTGTGCTGGAAAACGAACATTTCTCATCAACAAGACTGAATGTATCCATTCAAAAACatctattaaatattaaaacgaACAAAGTAAAAATTATAAGCACCTCTTCTGTAGGTGTTATAAAGGTTTCAAAAGAAAGCTGTATGTTCTTGCCCAAAACTGGTGTGCAGACTCATGTGCGAGTTAAAAGCAAATCTGAAGCCGCCGCTAATAGCTAGCTCATGTGCATCACGTGCAGCGACCTAGCCGAGCTAACTTAAACTGAGCACACTTCACCTCATTTAGCCACAACGCTAATATAATTTGACTGTTTACTGCGCCGAAAGCTCTCTTTGCTTACCCTAATTTAGCGACCGCAGCGAGGGTATCCGCCACTTCGGGAACACAACTCAAATCTCTCCCGCAGGAGACCCTGCTACCTGCACCGCCGGACGCCATCGTTAGGAGACGGGATGGGAGGGAAGATGAAACTGATACAGGGCTATGGAGAAACTGATGTCATGTTGGCTCAAAGTAAGAGGGCCTGCATTTTAGCAACAACGCGGGGATAGATCCAAAATGGCGATTGCCTGAAACGCAGCTTCTCTTTCTCGTACGACCTTCGCG
This portion of the Onychostoma macrolepis isolate SWU-2019 chromosome 02, ASM1243209v1, whole genome shotgun sequence genome encodes:
- the prmt5 gene encoding protein arginine N-methyltransferase 5, whose amino-acid sequence is MASGGAGSRVSCGRDLSCVPEVADTLAAVAKLGFDFLCMPLFHPRFRREYELDPAKSRPGAQTRSDLLLCGRDWNTLIVGKLSPWIETDSELTTERRNSEEALVQELNFCAYLGLPAFMIPLRGPHCANLARILLNHIHTGHHSCMFWIRVPLLAPEDTREDLIENESSKQMDDGSNDEKTWAWWHSFRTLCDYNKRICLAIEIGADLPSDTLIDKWLGEPIKAAILPTSIFLTNKKGFPVLSKAHQRVIFRLFKLEAQFIFTGANRHSEKDLRSYLQYLEYLNQNRPAPNAYELFAKGYEDYLQSPLQPLMDNLESQTYEVFEKDPIKYSQYQQAVYRCLLDRVPEEQMETNVQVLMVLGAGRGPLVNASLRAAKQAKRKLRVYAVEKNPNAVVTLENWKFEEWGDQVTVVSCDMREWTAPEKADIIVSELLGSFGDNELSPECLDGAQHFLKDDGISIPCSYTSFLAPLSSSKLYNEVRGCRERDKDPECHFETPYVVRLHNFHQLADPKPCFTFIHPTTDMNNNRYQCLRFSIGCNSVLHGFAGYFEATLYKDVMLSIKPETHSPGMFSWFPILFPLKQPIPLSCGDNVSVRFWRCNNGKKVWYEWAVTEPVCSAIHNPSGRSYTIGL